The Streptomyces sp. R28 region CACTTCGAGGGCCCGTTCATCTCCCCGTGCCGCAAGGGCGCGCACTCCGAGGAGCTGCTGCGCGACCCGGACCCGGCGGAGGTGCGCAAGCTGATCGACGCAGCGCGCGGCAGGGCCACGATGGTCACCCTGGCCACCGAACTGCCGGGCGGCCTCGACTCCGTACGCCTGCTCGCCGAGCACGGCGTCATCGCGGCGATCGGGCACACGGACGCGTCGTACGAGCAGACGGTGGAGGCGATCGAGGCGGGCGCGACGGTCGCCACGCACCTGTTCAACGCGATGCCGCCGCTCGGTCATCGCGAGCCGGGCCCGATCGCGGCCCTGCTGGAGGACGAGCGGGTGACCGTAGAGCTGATCAACGACGGCACCCATCTGCACCCCGCCTCGCTCCAGCTGGCGTTCCATCACGCGGGCGCGGGCCGGGTCGCGTTCATCACGGACGCGATGGACGCCGCGGGCTTCGGCGACGGCCGCTACATGCTCGGCCCGCTGGAGGTGGAGGTGGCCGACGGTGTGGCACGCCTCGTCGAAGGCGGCTCGATCGCGGGGTCCACCCTCACCCTCGACCGCGCTTTCCAGCGGGCGGTGACGATCGACCGGCTGCCGGTCAAGGACGTGGTCGCGGCGCTGTCCGTCAACCCCGCCAAGCTGCTCGGCCGGTACGACCGCATCGGCTCCCTGGAGCCCGGCAAGGACGCCGACCTGGTCCTGCTGGACTCCGACTTCGACCTCAAGGGCGTGATGCGCCGGGGCGAATGGGTGGTTGAACCCCAACTGGGGTGATGTGTCCTGCTGTTGAGGGCGGCGGTTGTCCTGGGAGACTGGGACGGCCGCCGTCCGTTTGGCATGATCAAGTCCGCCCGGCGAGGCGCCCGGCAGACAGATGCGCAAACACGTTCTGAACTTCTTCGCATTCGGAACTTCTTCGGGGGAGGTCGGCCCAGGTGATCCTCACGGTCACGCTGAACACCGCTCTCGACATCACCTATCGCGTACGGGCGCTACGGCCCCACGCGTCCCACCGCGTCTCCGAGGTCACCGAACGCCCCGGCGGCAAGGGCCTGAACGTGGCTCGCGTCCTCGCCGCCCTCGGCCACGAGGTGACGGTCACCGGCTTCGCGGGCGGCGCGACGGGCCGCGTCGTACAGGAGCAGCTCACGGCGACGCCCGGCGTGGTGGACGCGCTGGTCCCGGTGGCGGGCGCGACCCGGCGC contains the following coding sequences:
- the nagA gene encoding N-acetylglucosamine-6-phosphate deacetylase, coding for MPTGTRKEGQVIVDGTRIAGTAPENAHRIDLTGHWLVPGFVDIHNHGGGGASFTSGTPDDVVTGIHTHRLHGTTTLVASMVTGDMDFLTRRAGLLSELAEQGDIAGIHFEGPFISPCRKGAHSEELLRDPDPAEVRKLIDAARGRATMVTLATELPGGLDSVRLLAEHGVIAAIGHTDASYEQTVEAIEAGATVATHLFNAMPPLGHREPGPIAALLEDERVTVELINDGTHLHPASLQLAFHHAGAGRVAFITDAMDAAGFGDGRYMLGPLEVEVADGVARLVEGGSIAGSTLTLDRAFQRAVTIDRLPVKDVVAALSVNPAKLLGRYDRIGSLEPGKDADLVLLDSDFDLKGVMRRGEWVVEPQLG